A window of the Lactuca sativa cultivar Salinas chromosome 7, Lsat_Salinas_v11, whole genome shotgun sequence genome harbors these coding sequences:
- the LOC111904214 gene encoding leucine-rich repeat protein 2, with amino-acid sequence MASFSFSLFLLSVSLSLIPILCTNSEGNALHALRSKLSDPKNVLQSWDPTLVNPCTWFHVTCDANSHVIRLDLGNSNISGSLGSELGELKHLQYLELYWNNIGGKIPKELGNLKNLVSMDLYGNNFEGEIPKSLSKLKSLRFLRLNNNKLSGPIPRELTTLSNLKIFDVSNNNLCGTIPIDGPFTSFPMESFENNKLNGPELQGLVSYDFGC; translated from the exons ATGGCGTCTTTTAGCTTCTCATTGTTCCTTCTATCAGTCTCCCTCTCTCTCATTCCCATACTATGCACCAATTCCGAAG GAAATGCTTTGCATGCTCTTAGAAGCAAACTTTCTGACCCTAAAAACGTCTTACAGAGCTGGGATCCTACCCTTGTAAATCCTTGTACCTGGTTCCATGTTACCTGCGATGCTAACAGCCATGTTATTCGATT GGATTTGGGAAATTCCAACATTTCTGGATCATTGGGTTCTGAGCTTGGTGAACTCAAGCAtcttcaatactt GGAGCTTTACTGGAACAATATCGGAGGCAAAATCCCGAAAGAATTAGGGAACTTGAAAAACCTTGTTAGCATGGATTTATATGGCAACAATTTCGAAGGGGAAATCCCAAAATCATTGTCTAAATTGAAGTCTCTTAGATTTCT GCGATTAAACAATAACAAGCTGTCAGGCCCCATTCCAAGAGAGCTCACAACTCTTTCTAACCTTAAAATTTT TGATGTTTCTAATAATAATCTTTGTGGAACAATACCTATTGATGGTCCTTTCACAAGTTTCCCCATGGAAAG tTTTGAAAACAACAAATTAAATGGACCAGAGCTGCAAGGACTCGTTTCTTATGATTTTGGATGCTAA